One window of Bacillus sp. THAF10 genomic DNA carries:
- a CDS encoding substrate-binding domain-containing protein — protein MRKAGVLGVCIVFVVLCYLTFVSAKKIIDAEGQLPKALGAGQDQYRLVLITQDMETPFWDKVSQGAMAAAQNEDVSLEVWGSYNSNKEDFLKNIELAIQSKVDGIIIQGLDSPEFKELTKVKASFYGIPVITVANDVPMEESLRRTYVGSNQYEAGKMIARELLKDLGQDGKVVLMYDSSQEYYQRQRRQGMEDLIKYYNNLQIIEVETQDTREQVMLATQDVFNRHPDTDAFIAVNANMAGAMLGEISKRSQVEPYYIYTFDDGPESLTLLEQGKLDGVIEQSPEEMGRLSVQLMIDWLKGKTVPLDKDGYLTDINIRKVAKGP, from the coding sequence TTGCGCAAGGCAGGGGTTTTGGGGGTATGTATTGTTTTTGTTGTGTTGTGTTATTTAACGTTTGTATCAGCGAAGAAAATTATTGATGCAGAGGGTCAGCTTCCGAAGGCACTTGGTGCTGGGCAAGACCAGTATCGGCTGGTACTGATTACACAGGATATGGAAACTCCTTTTTGGGATAAAGTTTCTCAGGGTGCGATGGCCGCAGCCCAAAATGAAGACGTAAGCCTCGAGGTTTGGGGGAGCTATAATAGTAACAAGGAAGATTTTCTAAAAAATATAGAACTTGCCATTCAATCAAAGGTAGATGGCATCATTATCCAAGGCTTAGACTCACCAGAGTTCAAAGAACTTACGAAGGTAAAGGCATCCTTTTATGGAATTCCAGTCATTACCGTAGCAAATGACGTACCAATGGAGGAAAGTCTAAGGAGGACCTATGTTGGTTCTAATCAGTATGAAGCAGGTAAAATGATTGCTCGTGAGCTTCTAAAGGATTTGGGACAGGATGGAAAAGTTGTACTTATGTATGACAGTAGCCAAGAATACTACCAACGACAGAGAAGACAAGGAATGGAAGATCTCATTAAATACTACAATAATCTTCAAATTATTGAGGTGGAAACGCAGGATACACGAGAACAGGTAATGTTGGCTACACAGGATGTCTTTAACCGCCATCCTGATACAGATGCTTTTATTGCAGTTAATGCGAATATGGCAGGGGCTATGCTTGGGGAAATAAGTAAGCGCTCTCAAGTTGAACCATACTATATTTATACATTTGATGATGGTCCGGAGTCATTAACGTTGCTTGAACAAGGAAAACTGGATGGGGTCATTGAACAGTCTCCTGAAGAGATGGGAAGGCTAAGTGTTCAGTTAATGATTGATTGGCTTAAAGGCAAAACCGTTCCACTAGATAAGGATGGCTATTTAACCGACATAAACATTAGGAAAGTGGCAAAAGGTCCATGA
- a CDS encoding VOC family protein: MTKTSSPVKLHIGGIFVVVNEMPRAVKWYREILGLPEDASFMRSATPDMQTIYSIPLGKTNLILDSMHRDNLTPSPNHLFMLDTDNINQTYEFVKALGVHVLTNIQDVGDVKFFEVLDSEGNKLMFCEETEKE; encoded by the coding sequence TTGACTAAAACTTCTAGTCCTGTAAAGCTCCATATTGGAGGAATATTTGTCGTTGTAAACGAGATGCCCCGCGCTGTGAAATGGTACAGAGAAATTCTTGGGTTACCAGAAGATGCTTCCTTCATGCGCTCTGCCACCCCAGATATGCAAACCATCTACTCTATCCCACTTGGGAAAACCAACCTCATCTTAGATAGCATGCACCGTGACAATTTAACACCCAGCCCTAACCATCTTTTTATGCTCGATACGGATAATATCAACCAAACCTATGAATTTGTGAAAGCATTAGGTGTACACGTCCTGACAAATATTCAAGATGTCGGCGATGTGAAATTCTTCGAGGTTCTTGATTCGGAAGGAAACAAATTAATGTTTTGTGAAGAAACCGAGAAGGAGTAA
- a CDS encoding sugar ABC transporter substrate-binding protein: MRKVMKSASLLLVVMLLTAVLAACNSSTGGSGNVSVGIVLPTKDEPRWVQDEQRFKDALKDSKYTTEILFSQGSSAKEKENVETLINKGIDVLIITPQDGDAAAAAVEAAKKEGITVISYDRLITNTDAVDYYVTFDSVAVGAAQGQYLIDNAEGSGIPLYLYAGAASDNNAFLFFEGAWKTLQPKIADGTFKIANSSEAEALKDTAELTRDQMSKILGQVTTNWDPNEAKNKAQTHLTAVGADMKGDVAVLAPNDGTARSIADVFATDGEVSSYLVTGQDAEKASIQYVIDGKQSMTVFKDVRTLVKDAMGIAVEILDGKTPETTGSYDNGKKEVKAKQTNVIVVDENNVKQELIDSEYYEASEFTGL; the protein is encoded by the coding sequence ATGAGAAAAGTAATGAAAAGTGCTTCATTATTACTAGTTGTTATGCTACTTACCGCAGTGCTTGCAGCATGTAATAGCAGCACAGGGGGAAGCGGAAATGTCAGTGTAGGAATTGTTTTACCGACAAAGGATGAACCAAGATGGGTACAGGATGAGCAACGCTTTAAAGATGCTTTAAAGGATTCCAAGTACACTACAGAAATTCTTTTTAGTCAAGGTTCTTCAGCAAAAGAAAAAGAAAACGTCGAAACACTGATTAATAAAGGAATTGATGTGCTTATTATTACTCCTCAGGATGGCGATGCTGCAGCTGCTGCAGTGGAAGCTGCAAAAAAAGAAGGAATTACAGTCATTTCCTATGACCGTTTAATAACAAATACAGATGCAGTAGATTATTATGTAACATTTGATAGTGTGGCTGTTGGAGCTGCACAAGGTCAGTACTTAATTGATAATGCAGAAGGTTCTGGAATCCCTCTTTACTTATACGCAGGGGCAGCTTCTGATAACAATGCATTCTTGTTCTTTGAAGGTGCTTGGAAAACGTTACAACCGAAAATCGCAGATGGCACGTTTAAGATTGCAAACTCTAGTGAAGCAGAAGCTTTAAAAGATACAGCAGAATTGACTCGTGACCAGATGAGTAAAATCCTAGGACAGGTTACAACTAACTGGGATCCAAATGAAGCAAAAAATAAAGCACAAACACATCTTACAGCTGTTGGAGCTGATATGAAGGGTGATGTTGCCGTGCTTGCTCCAAATGATGGGACTGCAAGATCAATTGCTGACGTTTTTGCAACAGATGGTGAAGTATCCAGCTATCTTGTAACAGGTCAAGATGCAGAAAAAGCATCCATTCAATATGTGATTGATGGAAAACAATCTATGACAGTGTTTAAAGATGTTCGCACACTTGTAAAAGATGCGATGGGTATTGCTGTGGAAATTCTAGACGGCAAAACACCTGAAACAACTGGCTCTTACGATAATGGCAAAAAAGAAGTGAAAGCAAAACAAACGAATGTAATCGTTGTGGATGAGAACAACGTGAAGCAGGAATTAATTGACTCAGAGTATTATGAAGCAAGCGAGTTTACTGGTCTATAA
- a CDS encoding GyrI-like domain-containing protein, whose protein sequence is MKLKTYEIQKKPGYRAVGLMWEGPWSEIGKLKSTIQTMNERVVELEQAVDSAMQLGLSYHTRQDGFTHYSVYEVTEEQAIPDGMVELRVPEMTYLVVSHLKGENIGNTYQSISQWLAESEYKPFVESGRTYHDPLPIKHERYPHNRDLEDPHFEIWIPVEKK, encoded by the coding sequence ATGAAACTAAAAACCTATGAAATTCAAAAAAAGCCAGGATACCGAGCTGTTGGACTAATGTGGGAGGGACCGTGGTCTGAAATTGGTAAGCTGAAAAGCACAATTCAAACAATGAATGAGCGTGTAGTGGAGCTAGAGCAAGCCGTAGATTCCGCAATGCAATTAGGGTTATCCTACCATACTCGACAGGATGGCTTTACCCATTATTCTGTTTACGAAGTAACCGAAGAACAAGCGATACCAGATGGAATGGTAGAACTCCGTGTTCCCGAAATGACTTATCTGGTAGTGAGTCATTTAAAGGGAGAAAATATCGGGAACACTTATCAATCTATTTCACAATGGTTGGCAGAAAGTGAGTACAAGCCATTTGTTGAGTCAGGCCGTACGTATCATGATCCATTACCAATTAAGCATGAAAGATATCCGCATAATCGAGATTTAGAAGATCCGCATTTTGAGATATGGATCCCGGTGGAAAAGAAATAA
- a CDS encoding GNAT family N-acetyltransferase, which translates to MYQYFHGLVIREGTEGVPAGQVEALFVNAGWVRNTPEWQKEKFSLIFQNSTWAFTVWDEDKMIGMVRVISDKIMAANIMDLVILTEYRGKGIGKKLVELCVQKLPHGDWFAHTSANNFAFYETCGFEVKDLSQNGTCAYYGYIQARRDGHR; encoded by the coding sequence ATGTATCAATACTTTCATGGCCTTGTTATCAGGGAAGGGACAGAGGGTGTTCCGGCTGGCCAAGTAGAAGCACTTTTCGTGAATGCTGGCTGGGTGAGAAATACGCCTGAGTGGCAGAAGGAGAAATTTTCGTTAATCTTTCAAAACTCCACCTGGGCATTCACAGTATGGGACGAGGACAAAATGATTGGAATGGTGAGAGTCATTTCGGATAAAATCATGGCTGCCAATATCATGGACCTAGTTATATTAACCGAGTACAGAGGAAAAGGCATTGGAAAAAAGCTTGTTGAACTTTGCGTGCAAAAGCTTCCTCACGGAGATTGGTTTGCCCACACCTCCGCTAATAATTTCGCATTCTATGAAACGTGTGGTTTCGAAGTGAAAGACCTGTCGCAAAATGGTACCTGTGCTTATTATGGGTATATTCAAGCGCGGAGGGATGGGCATAGGTAA
- a CDS encoding sugar ABC transporter ATP-binding protein → MSRYILEMNGISKEFTGVKALSDVSFKVEEGEIHCLIGENGAGKSTLMKVLSGVYPYGTYTGDIVFEGSVQQFNKISDSVHTGIAIIYQELALFPDLTVYENIFAGNEVKHGGLIDWNKTIVEAKKLLSKVKLDVHPDTLVKDLSVGKRQLVEIAKALSKEVKLLILDEPTAALNEDDSENLLTLLKDLKKQGITCIMISHKLKEVIKIADKATVIRDGKTICTLNAIDEEISEAVIIKNMVGREIEDIYPKREHKKHGEKILELHHWSAYDPQLGRQVVKNVNLHVKKGEIVGIAGLMGSGRTELALSIFGNAKSYKLEGDMVWNDSLTSLKHTKDAIKAGIAYVTEDRKDDGLFLLQDIKSNISAANLKGISNKGVINENEEIKMAEQYKESLHIKASSLEQLVGNLSGGNQQKVSIGKWLFVGPKLLILDEPTRGIDVGAKFEIYTVMNKLIEAGLSIIMISSELGEVLGMSDRVYVMAQGEIKGELDIEAANQEKIMELATQ, encoded by the coding sequence ATGAGCAGATATATATTGGAGATGAACGGAATCTCCAAGGAATTTACTGGAGTCAAGGCACTAAGCGATGTGAGCTTTAAAGTGGAAGAAGGAGAAATTCACTGCTTGATCGGGGAGAATGGTGCAGGGAAATCTACACTTATGAAGGTGCTGAGCGGCGTATATCCTTATGGAACTTATACCGGAGATATTGTTTTTGAGGGAAGTGTTCAGCAATTTAACAAAATCAGTGACAGTGTTCATACAGGGATTGCCATTATCTATCAAGAGCTTGCCTTATTTCCCGATCTTACAGTTTATGAGAATATTTTTGCAGGAAATGAAGTAAAGCATGGCGGTTTAATTGATTGGAACAAGACAATTGTTGAAGCAAAAAAATTGCTCTCAAAAGTTAAGCTTGATGTTCATCCAGACACGCTTGTGAAGGATTTAAGTGTTGGGAAAAGACAGCTAGTGGAAATTGCCAAAGCATTAAGCAAAGAGGTAAAGTTGCTCATTTTAGATGAACCGACAGCAGCCTTGAATGAAGACGACAGTGAAAACCTTCTAACACTATTAAAAGATTTAAAAAAGCAAGGCATTACCTGCATTATGATTTCTCATAAGCTAAAGGAAGTCATCAAAATCGCCGACAAGGCAACGGTTATTCGCGATGGAAAAACGATTTGTACCTTAAATGCAATTGATGAGGAAATTTCCGAAGCTGTCATCATTAAGAATATGGTGGGTCGTGAAATAGAAGATATTTATCCAAAGAGAGAGCATAAAAAGCATGGAGAAAAAATTCTAGAGCTTCATCACTGGTCAGCCTATGATCCACAACTGGGGAGACAGGTCGTGAAAAATGTAAATCTACACGTGAAAAAGGGAGAAATTGTTGGGATTGCTGGTCTGATGGGATCAGGTAGAACAGAGCTTGCCCTTAGTATTTTTGGGAATGCAAAGTCTTATAAGCTAGAAGGTGACATGGTTTGGAATGACAGTCTTACTTCGCTTAAGCATACTAAGGATGCGATTAAAGCAGGTATTGCCTATGTCACGGAAGACCGTAAAGATGACGGCTTGTTTCTTTTACAGGATATAAAAAGCAATATTTCAGCGGCGAATTTGAAAGGGATTTCTAACAAAGGAGTTATCAATGAAAATGAAGAGATAAAAATGGCGGAACAGTATAAAGAATCTCTTCATATAAAAGCTTCTTCTCTCGAGCAGCTTGTAGGTAACCTTAGTGGAGGAAACCAACAGAAGGTCTCTATAGGAAAGTGGCTCTTTGTTGGACCTAAGTTGCTGATTTTGGATGAACCGACCCGTGGGATTGATGTAGGTGCGAAATTCGAAATTTACACGGTGATGAATAAATTAATCGAAGCTGGTCTCAGCATTATCATGATTTCTTCTGAATTGGGAGAGGTTCTTGGGATGAGCGATCGGGTGTATGTGATGGCTCAAGGAGAAATAAAAGGAGAGCTGGACATAGAAGCAGCAAACCAGGAAAAAATTATGGAGCTTGCCACGCAATAG
- a CDS encoding sugar ABC transporter permease, protein MNVIQEARSLIHENIRDYGMYIALFVIILTFTFMTNGLFMSSRNISNLLDSAGYIAVLAVGMTLVIVIRHIDLSVGYAAGFLGAIAAILLTQAGLSVWLTIPIILVLGAVVGLFNGVLIAQIGIPSFVATLAGMLIFRGALLQVTEKTGTIIIQDDKFNAIGNGYIPSLVEVNGLHLLSLLVGLVGILLYIYSEISTRNNKIKYEFEVVSKPIFILKLAFVSAIIAYVTWILAGYNGFSWTVIVILLVVIVYHFLTTRTVLGRHIYAVGSNPEAAHLSGINVKKITYIVFGSMGMLAALSGILFTARLQSATTTAGTLFELDAIAAAYVGGVSSAGGVGKVTGAIIGAIVMASLSNGMNLLGVGISYQYMIRGGVLAGAVIFDVMTRKKR, encoded by the coding sequence ATGAATGTTATACAGGAAGCTAGGTCATTAATTCATGAGAATATCCGTGATTACGGAATGTATATTGCTTTATTTGTTATTATTCTTACCTTTACATTTATGACAAATGGTTTATTTATGTCTTCAAGAAATATTAGTAATCTATTAGATTCTGCAGGATATATCGCCGTTTTAGCTGTCGGAATGACACTCGTTATCGTCATTCGTCATATCGATTTATCTGTTGGATATGCTGCTGGATTTCTTGGAGCAATAGCTGCCATTTTACTTACCCAAGCGGGTTTATCAGTATGGCTGACCATTCCGATTATTCTCGTTCTTGGAGCGGTGGTTGGGCTTTTCAATGGAGTGTTGATTGCGCAAATTGGCATTCCGTCTTTTGTCGCAACGCTCGCAGGTATGTTGATTTTCCGCGGGGCCTTGCTTCAGGTTACAGAGAAAACAGGCACCATTATTATTCAGGATGATAAATTCAACGCCATCGGGAATGGCTATATTCCGTCTCTTGTAGAGGTAAATGGTCTACACTTGCTTTCCTTGCTTGTTGGGCTAGTTGGTATATTATTATATATCTATAGTGAAATTTCTACGAGAAATAACAAGATTAAGTATGAGTTTGAAGTCGTATCCAAACCGATTTTTATCCTGAAGCTTGCATTTGTTTCTGCGATTATCGCATATGTTACCTGGATTTTAGCAGGCTATAACGGCTTTTCTTGGACAGTTATCGTTATTTTACTAGTGGTTATTGTTTATCATTTCCTTACTACGAGAACCGTTCTTGGCCGCCATATTTATGCGGTGGGAAGTAATCCTGAGGCAGCGCATTTAAGCGGCATTAATGTAAAGAAAATTACCTATATCGTCTTTGGTTCGATGGGTATGCTTGCTGCGCTTTCTGGAATTTTGTTCACTGCACGTTTACAATCAGCTACTACAACAGCAGGAACGCTATTTGAATTGGATGCTATTGCTGCTGCCTACGTTGGAGGGGTATCTTCTGCAGGGGGAGTAGGGAAAGTAACTGGTGCCATCATTGGAGCCATCGTTATGGCATCTTTAAGTAACGGGATGAACCTTCTTGGAGTGGGAATTTCCTATCAATACATGATTCGTGGCGGAGTGTTGGCTGGAGCAGTAATCTTTGATGTGATGACCCGTAAAAAAAGATAA
- a CDS encoding RNA polymerase sigma factor — MVFENLEETVQKLYKYCLKLSGSSWRAEDLVQETMLKVYKLSKDDPKRPLTYSFLYTIAKNLFLDEQRKARRIEYFHEEEIRSEDFTEYDSLIEILLTTLPLKQAMLLTLKDVFGYTTKEIATMLRVSNESIKTSLHRSRKALKSTPSEKQPELSHPKILLGISTAIKEANAKQLFFYYRILEANNYRVRPASRKKAFHVVDPSGNVLEIARW, encoded by the coding sequence TTGGTATTTGAAAATCTAGAAGAAACCGTTCAAAAGCTGTATAAATACTGTCTCAAGCTATCAGGTTCATCCTGGAGGGCAGAGGATCTAGTTCAAGAAACGATGTTAAAAGTATACAAACTATCAAAGGATGATCCTAAACGTCCTCTTACTTATTCCTTTCTCTACACTATTGCGAAAAACCTTTTTCTTGATGAACAAAGAAAAGCAAGGAGGATAGAGTATTTCCATGAAGAGGAAATTCGGAGTGAAGATTTCACGGAATATGATAGTTTAATAGAAATTTTGTTGACTACACTTCCCTTGAAGCAGGCAATGCTCCTCACCTTAAAGGATGTGTTCGGCTATACTACCAAAGAGATTGCCACAATGCTTCGGGTTAGCAATGAATCTATCAAAACCAGCCTCCACAGATCACGAAAAGCCCTAAAGTCCACACCTTCAGAAAAACAACCAGAACTATCTCATCCCAAAATATTACTTGGGATTTCTACTGCTATTAAAGAGGCGAACGCTAAGCAATTATTTTTTTATTATCGAATTCTAGAAGCTAATAACTACCGCGTCCGACCAGCATCTAGAAAGAAGGCATTTCATGTGGTGGATCCTAGTGGAAATGTTTTGGAAATAGCGAGATGGTGA
- a CDS encoding sensor histidine kinase gives MTNIQKKILTLTTVVLVIMSAIWLALTYYNYKTHKQYNEILQRYLSMNEVTKASQQVITDLNNYMIEPTPTSLAELEESKEKVLQAKYNVYHLRNTENDFTLTNYLNLVDSLIETTDRLILFQENQDTDLSTQEFSEANRISTYISETTLTLIDMELNTYNRFYRGIIEQSAEVIKLGIWVLLLITGLLLVGSYWFSLSITRPIFQLTRAANALSKGDFDAQVKVETNDEIAFLAKTFDRMRININNLISEIKSKAALERELQESRLLLQESQFRSLQSQINPHFLFNTLNTLSKKAYLEGSEETSDLLVSVAGILRYNLKRQNRSVTLQDEIIVLQQYMDIQKARFTDRLTLVSEIDESCLDLKIPALTLQPIIENAVIHAVEPKEEGGTIWFRVKKKENFIIIEIEDDGLGMPEEKIVQILKEEALPTTEGHSTGIGFSNVVKRLRLFYGYEEVFEIESKQDKGTKIILSIKEQPRFNKVESA, from the coding sequence ATGACAAATATTCAAAAAAAAATCCTAACCTTAACTACTGTCGTTTTAGTTATTATGTCGGCAATATGGTTAGCGCTCACATACTACAACTATAAAACTCATAAACAATACAATGAGATTCTTCAACGATATCTGAGTATGAATGAAGTAACAAAAGCAAGTCAACAGGTAATCACCGACTTGAATAACTATATGATCGAGCCAACCCCAACTAGCCTAGCCGAACTTGAGGAAAGCAAGGAAAAGGTTTTACAAGCTAAATACAACGTTTATCATCTTCGAAATACAGAGAATGATTTTACTCTAACAAATTATCTAAACTTGGTTGATAGCCTCATAGAAACAACAGACCGCCTTATATTATTTCAAGAAAATCAGGATACCGATTTATCTACTCAAGAATTCTCAGAGGCAAACAGAATATCCACCTATATTTCAGAGACAACCCTCACCTTAATAGACATGGAACTTAACACCTATAATCGTTTTTACAGGGGAATTATTGAGCAATCTGCAGAGGTTATTAAACTAGGAATCTGGGTCCTATTGTTAATTACGGGTTTATTATTAGTTGGTTCCTACTGGTTTTCCCTAAGTATTACAAGACCAATCTTTCAACTAACTAGAGCCGCTAATGCTTTATCAAAAGGGGATTTCGATGCACAGGTAAAAGTCGAGACGAACGATGAAATCGCCTTTTTAGCAAAAACATTTGATCGAATGCGCATTAACATTAATAACTTAATTTCTGAAATAAAAAGTAAAGCTGCACTAGAAAGAGAACTTCAAGAAAGCAGGCTGCTTTTACAAGAAAGTCAGTTTCGTAGTCTTCAGAGTCAAATAAACCCACATTTTCTTTTTAATACGCTTAATACACTTTCTAAAAAAGCCTATCTTGAAGGATCAGAGGAAACGAGTGATCTCCTTGTGAGTGTAGCTGGTATTTTACGATACAACCTGAAGCGGCAGAATCGTTCTGTTACCCTTCAGGATGAAATTATTGTCCTTCAACAATATATGGATATTCAAAAAGCTAGGTTTACGGATAGACTTACGTTGGTTTCTGAAATTGACGAATCCTGCCTAGACTTAAAGATTCCAGCGCTTACTTTACAGCCAATCATCGAGAATGCTGTGATTCATGCAGTGGAGCCGAAAGAGGAGGGCGGGACCATTTGGTTTCGCGTAAAAAAGAAAGAAAACTTTATTATCATTGAAATAGAAGATGATGGCTTGGGGATGCCGGAAGAAAAGATTGTGCAGATTTTGAAAGAAGAAGCTTTACCTACCACTGAAGGTCATTCTACAGGAATTGGTTTCAGTAATGTTGTGAAGAGATTGCGTTTATTCTATGGCTATGAAGAGGTTTTTGAAATAGAAAGTAAGCAAGATAAGGGGACAAAAATCATCCTATCGATTAAAGAACAACCACGTTTTAACAAAGTAGAAAGTGCTTAA
- the dnaN gene encoding DNA polymerase III subunit beta yields MEFILESELFAKAIADVSRAVSLRTPFPILTGIRIIANKDSVVLTGSNSDITIEKIIPTQQGLEVINTGSVVVSAKYISEIVRRLPDNIRIKVNEKHVVTIQSGEIVTKLNGFRAEEFPSIPQMNDEKHLEITNHLFVEAMKQTAFATSKSQSRPVLTGVHLSFQENHLTIVATDSHRLAWRKIPVDSSVKGSFIVPSSSLNELAKLMNNEEEPIHIFVSESNIVFKSGYTTFYSRLIEGNYPNTSSLIPTEAKTTITLETLTLLKGIDRARLFSSERQHNNVQITNASENKIMISSASTEMGKIEENQAIVALEGEPNFSINMDGSFLMDALKVIKEEMVIISISGSMRPVLIQPLSKASTLHLISPVRS; encoded by the coding sequence ATTTATTTTGGAATCAGAGTTGTTTGCCAAAGCAATTGCAGATGTTAGTAGGGCGGTATCGTTAAGAACACCATTTCCAATTTTAACTGGAATAAGAATTATCGCCAATAAAGATAGTGTAGTCCTCACGGGTAGTAATTCCGATATTACAATTGAAAAAATTATTCCAACACAACAAGGCTTAGAAGTAATAAATACTGGTAGCGTTGTTGTCTCTGCAAAATACATAAGCGAAATAGTAAGGAGATTACCTGATAACATTCGTATTAAAGTAAATGAAAAGCATGTGGTTACCATTCAATCTGGGGAGATTGTTACCAAACTAAATGGATTTCGTGCCGAGGAATTTCCAAGCATCCCACAAATGAATGATGAGAAACACTTAGAAATCACGAATCATCTATTCGTAGAAGCCATGAAACAAACGGCCTTTGCCACATCAAAAAGTCAATCCAGACCTGTACTAACAGGTGTTCATTTGTCCTTCCAAGAAAATCACCTCACTATTGTTGCTACAGATTCTCATCGTTTAGCTTGGAGAAAAATTCCTGTGGATTCATCTGTAAAAGGATCATTTATTGTGCCGAGCTCGAGTCTAAATGAGCTTGCGAAACTGATGAATAATGAAGAAGAACCTATCCATATTTTCGTCTCAGAAAGTAATATTGTTTTCAAATCTGGCTATACCACCTTTTATTCTAGACTAATAGAGGGCAATTATCCCAATACCTCTTCGTTAATTCCTACAGAAGCAAAAACTACAATAACTCTAGAAACTCTCACACTTTTAAAAGGGATTGATCGCGCACGTCTGTTTTCCAGTGAACGGCAGCATAACAATGTGCAGATAACAAACGCAAGTGAGAATAAAATTATGATTTCTTCCGCATCAACAGAAATGGGAAAAATAGAGGAAAATCAAGCTATCGTCGCTTTAGAAGGAGAACCGAATTTCTCTATCAACATGGATGGAAGTTTTTTAATGGATGCACTTAAAGTAATCAAGGAAGAGATGGTGATAATAAGCATTAGTGGTTCAATGAGACCAGTCCTCATCCAACCATTGAGTAAAGCGTCTACACTCCATCTTATTTCTCCAGTTCGTTCCTAA
- a CDS encoding CsbD family protein, producing MNQTTMKGKWNQMKGDAKKKWGNLTDDDLQQIEGDRDKLVGKIQERHGKTKEEAEREVDGWM from the coding sequence ATGAATCAGACTACCATGAAGGGCAAGTGGAACCAAATGAAAGGTGATGCTAAGAAGAAATGGGGAAATCTCACAGACGATGATTTGCAACAAATTGAAGGTGATCGTGATAAGCTGGTAGGTAAAATTCAGGAGCGGCATGGCAAAACAAAAGAAGAAGCTGAACGAGAAGTGGACGGCTGGATGTAG
- a CDS encoding VOC family protein yields the protein MFKVGSIFIPVTDLKKSTKWYEANLGVKKIDEWEDGVGFYFPNCPTQMGLVKVETPQPLEFTVKGKMKNGYFNFLVDDIHAAYQHFQDNGVVTSEIEDFNGMQFFDFFDPDGNPFSVVNENMESPFHRENVKQLQKS from the coding sequence ATGTTTAAGGTTGGAAGTATTTTTATCCCTGTAACGGATTTAAAAAAGTCTACAAAATGGTATGAAGCAAATTTAGGTGTAAAAAAAATTGATGAATGGGAAGACGGAGTTGGCTTTTATTTTCCTAACTGTCCTACTCAAATGGGGCTAGTCAAAGTGGAAACCCCTCAACCGTTAGAATTTACGGTAAAAGGGAAGATGAAGAATGGTTATTTTAACTTTCTAGTAGATGACATTCACGCTGCTTATCAGCATTTTCAGGATAACGGAGTGGTAACCTCAGAAATTGAAGATTTTAACGGGATGCAGTTTTTTGATTTCTTTGATCCAGATGGAAATCCATTTAGTGTCGTAAACGAAAACATGGAATCTCCATTCCATCGTGAGAATGTGAAGCAATTGCAGAAGAGTTAA